The sequence below is a genomic window from Glycine max cultivar Williams 82 chromosome 20, Glycine_max_v4.0, whole genome shotgun sequence.
TGATATACGATTAGACCACCTCTTAGCATGTAAGCATTTATAAAATCTTTGAAAACATAAGATGAGAAGATCAACTATCCAATTCTTGCGCGTGCTTAACCAAAACATTGTCCAACTTGAAGAAGCAAAAATGATGCCCGCACATATCTCAAGTAAAATAGCCCCAGCGAAAAGCACAGCAGTTATAATCTGGTCAAAATCCATGTGTGCTTTATCTGTCAGacataaaaatgtaataaacgCAGAGAGGGTGCAGAAAAGGGTCACACTTTTGAGGCCAAGACCAaggccaaagcaaaagccaggGCCAAAGCCAAAGCCAAGGCCGCAGTATGTTACCACTGCCTTTGTGTATAGCTTATCATACATCAATCCAAGCTCAACCTCAATTACTTTAAACGCACGCTCCCATGACATGCCATTGTGCTGAAAGTAATTTCGGCTGATTTTGAGTTCTTGAATGCTAAGGATGAGATCTGCAAATAGGCGctcaaaaattttaaagaaatagaaTCCATCGTGTAAGAGCAAAGCATCTTGTACATTTTCATTTGCTATTGCTCCTTTAGAGTTATATGATAAAGTGGAAGTATCTTTGACCTTCAATTCAACTTTATATCCTTCAGCTTTTTTTGCAGTGCAGTCGTCCATGAATTTGGCATAATTTGGTCCTGGGTCAGGAGGAGGGAGAATGGATTCTCTGAACTTTTCACTGCTTCCACACCACAAGGACCAAGTCCTCTCACCATATTTGATTACTCCTGCCACCATAACTGGAATGGTAACATAATTAAGCTTGCTTCCATTCCATGAACTGTAAACCACATAAACTGCTCCGAATATCTGGGTCATTATTCCAAGAAAGTGTCGTTTCCATAGCTCATTATCCTCCAGGGCATAGGCAGTAATTGTGTCAGGGCCACCAAGATGCACAAGAAGGAAGGGTGCCCAGATGGCCATGTGTACTGGATGATCTTTGCTGTCTTTTGAAAGAATGCCCAGAACATAGGTAGCAACCAAATCTGCCAACAGATAGGCCACCCACACAACCAATTGTAGCTCCTTACCTGCTTGGTACTTTCTTTGGTTGCCAAAAACTATTAGCATTATTTGGAAGGCCAAACTCAGTAAAACCAGAACTCTAAGTTCCAATATTTTCCAGACAACTGAAAAACATATGTAATCACCATCAATTTGCATACAAGGAGGACCTAATGTTAATTACTCAAACCATAATCATTCAATTACATATCATTATAACTTAGTTGACTTTAAAAATGCAATCATGATTTCTAATTGAATCACGTAATAAAGTTTTTCATACTGAATGACAATTGATTTTCATACTGGAAAGAATTAATTTTGACTGCAGAAACAAGCATTACTGCATTAATCTTACCAGCGAGCGGCATATTTTTTCTGCTTCTCTTTGATTGCTTTTGTGTTTAAGCAATGCCACAAATTGCTGTTGATTGGAGCCTGCGTGTCTCAAGTTTGGAGGattgacttcttgtttttgtGGAAGAAACAGACAAGccattgaaggaaaaaaagatatgtatttttagatttacttaaaattatatttattgtgattgcgtttttattttatccaaaataagatttcaatttttcaactgaaaatgaggttttattattttcattttttggttcgtttcgaaaaatatttttttactgaaaatctaaccaaatatatttttattatcattttctattttcagtgaaaataaagacagaaaacaaccaaattTAACACCCCTacgttattttaaaaaaatcaataaattatgttttggcACATTATCCCGATTTTGTCCTTACAAAACCTCGGTATGTTAAGAAAAAAGGTTATTTATAAATTCTTAAACGATGTCAAATCTTttgacatataaaatatatttaaaatttttttttttcatttctctacATACTAAAATATTTAACCAACCTAGTTGTGAATGAAATATATCAAATACTTAATTTATTCAATATCTTTTAtattagggtgtgtttggtttgtatttttattttctgaaaattattttcatttttaaaagattagaattctcaaaacatgtttggtttgacttcttgttttctgctttcaagaaataaaaatactgaaaatacgttttaaaaaggaaatgtatttttagatttgcttaagaTTACATATATTCCTAGACGTTtttattttacccaaaatgaggtttctgatttcaactgaaaacgagattttattgtttccagCTTTTGATTcgtttggaaaaatattttcactgaaaataaaaacacaaatccaaccaaacatatttctatcaccattttctatttccagtaaaaatgaaaacaaaaaacaactaAACCAAACACCTCCTTAATTATTTagcattttattttagtaaattatacttttaatatcTCATATGTTCATGACAAAGTTGATGTTGTGAAACTAGTTAATGAgggttgaaaataaaatttataaaaacttatatgaGTATCCCTGAGCTCCTTGAGTCAAGTCGCTTAGTTGCTAGTGTTATCGTTACTTTTTGAGTTAATATTGTTATTTGTAAGtgataatggaaaaaaaaaacttatgagttattgttattttttgagttaatattgttttttttaagtgataatggaaaaaaattagaattttgatcTTGATGAAagtaaattagaaaataaaaatataattttaaaaaagtttagagacaaaaaaatattaaactcgTACAATCCATTGGTTTTTGATATTGAATGATAACAatacattatatttatatatttaagactgtaatttaaaattattaatcaagTTAAAATAGTTCCGTACAGTTGTTTCATGCACTTATCCACACACTTGTTGGTTTTTTCAACATCCTccttaaaatgaaataattgaaCGAGCTGCCATTATTAACCCtggtttattttattctatatattttcatttaaccTTAGCATACAGGCTAAACAAATTgcacaaaaaaattacaacttgCTGGTCAACAAACTCATAATGCCATCCACGCGCACCATTGCGCATGTGCATTGTCACAAAAACTCACGTGGCCATAAATACCAAATCGGCCCCTCTCTGTTCATATCCAAATACATTAAATATCCTAGCTGTCACGAGTCAATGGTAACCATTATTCACGTGAAAATCATGCTTCCATATCCTGAGCTTATAAATCAGAGAAGGTATTTATCATAACTAATCGCGATGTTGTTTTTACTCCTCTTTGTATTAAGTCTTCCTTGTTAATAGAGGACTAGAAACTTCATTGTTGTGGAGTTATTCTACTGAATACTCTTAATGTAAACTtctaactatttatttaatgttatttctagtgttctttgcttttatctgtgcttattttacatgcttATGACTTGATCATCTATTTGTATTTTTAGTTAAGTTTTGAGTGTTGGAAAATGTTTGgaatccttagaacttggtagagcaGTTAGAGGTCAGTTTATCTAGGAATAGAATGCAATAATCTAGTATATTTTGTACTGTGTGCGTACTGCAACTCCCTTAGAACGAGTTTGTTGAGGAATTAAGAACAAAAACTAAGAGAGTTAGGATC
It includes:
- the LOC102661509 gene encoding uncharacterized protein, translating into MPLAVVWKILELRVLVLLSLAFQIMLIVFGNQRKYQAGKELQLVVWVAYLLADLVATYVLGILSKDSKDHPVHMAIWAPFLLVHLGGPDTITAYALEDNELWKRHFLGIMTQIFGAVYVVYSSWNGSKLNYVTIPVMVAGVIKYGERTWSLWCGSSEKFRESILPPPDPGPNYAKFMDDCTAKKAEGYKVELKVKDTSTLSYNSKGAIANENVQDALLLHDGFYFFKIFERLFADLILSIQELKISRNYFQHNGMSWERAFKVIEVELGLMYDKLYTKAVVTYCGLGFGFGPGFCFGLGLGLKSVTLFCTLSAFITFLCLTDKAHMDFDQIITAVLFAGAILLEICAGIIFASSSWTMFWLSTRKNWIVDLLILCFQRFYKCLHAKRWSNRISQFNLMSFCLKCELHERVKIWNCQSKYQLFKKFHQKPETVSKKLKEVIFEQIRGKSKAAKDIEKCKKFCAHRGDGVLRALKCNCNSIAKSTEVEFDQSLLLRLIDSIAKTTEVEFDQSLLLWHIATDLCLYSDKSESDANCAGLQNYHISKLLTDCMLWLWHIATDLCCFCYSDESESNETDTNCAWLQNYKISKLLSNYMLYLLVECPFMLPNGIGQIRFKDTCAEVSEILQERKYISETDQICKVLDRVSVDEEFPPTKVKGDRSKSVLFDAQRLAKSIKSLEQEMKWSKEEKWRMISRVWVEMLCHAASQCRGFHHAKQLSRGGELLTHVWLLMAHLGITEQLQISKGHARAKLLLS